Within Xiphophorus hellerii strain 12219 chromosome 10, Xiphophorus_hellerii-4.1, whole genome shotgun sequence, the genomic segment AAGGAAGACTTGGATGCAGACCCCTTGTGGGAAAGACCAGTGAGAAAGAATCGAGGACTTAAGATGAAACGGTACCTGTCGCAGTGGAGAAAATCAGGCAAGACTTTGGGCGGTACCACGGTTTCCCAGAGTTCAGCAAAAAACGACTTGGATGAGAGAACGTGCAAGGTGTGTGGCAAAGTGGTGAGCCAGGCCAAGTTCCTGCAGAGACATATGAATCAGCACACAGAGGAGCTGCCCATTGCTTGTTCTGTGTGCAAAAAGTTTTATAAGAGTTTACGCTTCCTGCAGCAGCACAAATGTACGACTTCAACTAAGGTAAATCCAGATAAAGATACTCAAGGACAAGAAACCACATCAGATGCTGGTGAACAGTCATCCAGTGGGGTCATTTGTGAGGCCTTTATTGACGATCATCCTCCAGACAGTGCGGCCCAAGATCCTGACTATATCATGTCGGAGAAGTCCTCTGGGGAATTAGGAGAAAGAAGCCCAGACGGAAGCAAGAGTGGCCTGGAAGGTCCGTTCTACTGTCCTCACTGCAGCGTCGAGTTCAAATGCAGACAAACGTTTAGGTTCCACATGAGGAACATTTGCTACACTGAGCAGCAAGTGGATCCAGAGAACCCAGATGATGTGAAACACTGTTTCAGATGTGACGAATGTGACAAGGCCTTTAAGTACAAGTCCACCTTAGAATCCCACAAGCAGACCCACAACCCGCTCTACTGCGAGGTCTGCATGAAACTAGTACGTGACTCAGAGGCTCTGGCCATGCACAAAGAATCCCACACGCCGTTCCAGTGTAATCGGTGCGAGGAGCACTTCCCTGTGTTCAAGGCACTTCATAAGCATTACATCGATGCCCACAACCCCACTGAGCCTTTCACTTGCCCGTACTGTGACACGACCTTTGCCAGTTTGAAGCGTTTCATCAGACACGAGTGGAAACACACCGGTTACCAGCCTTTCCAGTGCACTCACTGTGCTAAAAGGTTCCGCTCATACTCTGACCTTGTGGAGCACCAGAAGAAGCACACAAAGGCGTATCCGTACCTTTGCTGGGAGTGCGGCAAGAAATTCAGGCACGGCGTCACGCTGACAAGGCACGTGGAGCGTGTGCATCATGCTGGAGAACCCGTAGACGAAAAACCTACCACGATCTTCCCTTGTACTCAGTGCGATAAGACCTTCACTTCTAGAAGGTGCCTTCTAAAACACGATAACTTCCACCACAAAGGGATGCGCTTCCCATGTGAGCACTGCGGAAAGGGATTCTTTGGGAAGGACGCATTGGTGAGGCACACTTTGATCCACACCGGAGAAAGGCCTTTCAAGTGCGATGACTGTGAGAAGTCTTTTAGATCCGCAGCAGAACTGAAGATTCATAGGCGGTACCATACTGGAGAAAGACCGTTCAAGTGCACCATATGTGAAAAGGGTTTTGTCCAATCCTGTTTTCTTACTTTGCACATGCGAACACATACAGGAGAGAGACCATATGTATGCGCAGTTTGTAACAAGGGCTTTTCAAGTTTGCATGGCCTCAAACGACACAGGAGACTTGTCCATTCCTAGTTTCTATCAAcattaaattaatcttaatGTGGACTTTAACTATCAGTTTACTATGTCCCTTATGAAGGAGGTTAGTTTAGCTTCAGCTTTGtgccagaaaataaaaatggattgcTTATGATATTAAATCTCACCTTGGCTGTTTGGGTGCTAGTTAGATATGGAGACTTGACACCAAGTTTTCCTCTTCTGTGACATTGTCCATATATTGCGTGGTTGCCACAGACCTGCGTTGTCAGAAATGTATAATTGTACTGAAttctaaaaatgtatctttgtattttttacagacATGTTTGCTGTAGTTCTATGTATAATTTGTATGTAtgtgatttaaaatttaattaccTTTAGAAATTTGGTTTTTCttccttaaataaaaatttctaGTGTCACTTGCTTTGAGTGATTTGGTGTGgtaatctttttttgttaatagtaTTACCTAAAATTTTAGAAGAAATAcagtctattttattttaattggtaGGGAAGCTATGTATCTTTTTTAATCCCAACTTCAAGGAATTTAAAAAGGCTTTAATACAGCAACCCTCCATTGAAAATAGTTTTGTCAAATcagtaaaattgtgttttaattctTCATGGTGTCATCATTTACTGAAAAAGGAATATTGGTGAAATATAAggaagtggtaaaaaaaaaataaggtacCACCCCAGATGGGACTCGAACCCACAATCCCTGGCTTAGGAGGCCAGTGCCTTATCCATTAGGCCACTGGGGCTTTTGCGGCGTTATTGGCAGGTGAGACGTCATCAGCCTTCTGTGCCACCTTTTATGTGTATATGGTTTCCTAACTGTAGGATGCAATGTCCGACGAGACTCTAGTGGTTATTTACCTTGGGCTTGCTTTAACAGGGTTACTCCCGAATAAAAACCATCTTTGAAAAATACTGATTTTAGGTTaaatcaaatgactgaatttGGTGTAGGATTGTAATTTATCTGCCCTGGAATTGTTGAAAGGCGCCTACATTTTAACTCAAACTATTTTATGATGACGTTATGTTGACACGCATTTACGACATCCACTGGAGACAAGTGAATTCCCTCCGATCCTGACAGCGAGAGACAGccccagttttgttttttcttcttcttcgctCTGTCCAGCAAAAACCCGACTGGTGGAGGAATGTTAGCCAGTTAGCTAACGGACAAAAACTGTTGGGGTTTTTACTCGTTTAACATCGCTGGTTACTTGTTATAACGATGAATTTACTCCCGTCCAATCCACATGGAAACGGGCTTCTTTATGCTGGATTTAACCAGGATCACGGTAAGAATCATAGTCGTAatgatctttgttatttttcctccctgtcTAATACAATTGAGAAACGTCGTAAATTCACAATTCATTGCCTGCTAGTGTGACACGTCAGTCATCGTTTCTTAAATTCCGCATTCAGTTTTTACATTggcaaatattttctaaaagcGCTGCGTTTACCTTTGAACTGCCAGGTTAAATTACCGACAAAgttaacattagcattagctcctACACTTGAATTTAGCCACCAAAAATGGCAGCTGCCACTTTAGTTCATTGCTTACAAATTTTCTGACTGACAAAATAATGACTCGGGAACCCAGTAATAGAAAATATACATAAACACAAGGTGGGAAAAGAGGGTTATGTGTAATGGGTGTTGTATGCTAACTTAGCATTAATGCTACTGCTAGCAGAAAATCCTTCCAACATAGCGGCTATCCGCTAAAAGCGGCTATGTCAACAGTACTAAGGTTAGCTCT encodes:
- the LOC116726698 gene encoding zinc finger protein 184-like, which codes for MEGGSSELSGPTLPLSALRLLVSPIRLVSAAIWHTVEQKIVSDYGLLEEFVFMVTEIVPQLLSTRQRAELILGLRARLILELCRSDETADLQIIQPHLDRMQSLRSLWKIESDAEVSDSHFMGLVQNLLRDPDERMTFFQDVFPGDFGPTYDKAIQTLMWLFLSRLEKLLPAQSLQQVVSLMSDTTSFLNESMETLVQPEDLKVLLDTQKNLTHLEDIESYVVDSGILSALCLPPVERVVIVNEQPGTDAESGLVYTVCSEMEVESENKEVYVEVPGSTAECAEPQWFGISGEVKAEMDSVVVSDPTEGTEASEGEMVDDQHDDHAGTLIIGEDGQVTLLDGVEKKPNRRGRRRKCPDDDDKDYEVESKARGFKEDLDADPLWERPVRKNRGLKMKRYLSQWRKSGKTLGGTTVSQSSAKNDLDERTCKVCGKVVSQAKFLQRHMNQHTEELPIACSVCKKFYKSLRFLQQHKCTTSTKVNPDKDTQGQETTSDAGEQSSSGVICEAFIDDHPPDSAAQDPDYIMSEKSSGELGERSPDGSKSGLEGPFYCPHCSVEFKCRQTFRFHMRNICYTEQQVDPENPDDVKHCFRCDECDKAFKYKSTLESHKQTHNPLYCEVCMKLVRDSEALAMHKESHTPFQCNRCEEHFPVFKALHKHYIDAHNPTEPFTCPYCDTTFASLKRFIRHEWKHTGYQPFQCTHCAKRFRSYSDLVEHQKKHTKAYPYLCWECGKKFRHGVTLTRHVERVHHAGEPVDEKPTTIFPCTQCDKTFTSRRCLLKHDNFHHKGMRFPCEHCGKGFFGKDALVRHTLIHTGERPFKCDDCEKSFRSAAELKIHRRYHTGERPFKCTICEKGFVQSCFLTLHMRTHTGERPYVCAVCNKGFSSLHGLKRHRRLVHS